A stretch of the Rosa rugosa chromosome 5, drRosRugo1.1, whole genome shotgun sequence genome encodes the following:
- the LOC133712101 gene encoding UPF0613 protein PB24D3.06c isoform X1, which produces MNPSLSSSSPPSSTSASAGSWFSGVVRGRSDRAGSVKMGSDSGSGDFSGPVVRKNQFRGALFKYGPKPIQVAFKTGDYRQQVIFIGGLTDGFLATEYLEPLAIALDKEKWSLVQLLMSSSYNGYGTSSLKQDAMELDQLISYFINKEDSEGVVLIGHSTGCQDIVHYIRTNAACSRAVRAAILQHNTNQIVQAPVSDREYRATLPETAAMIDLASTMINEGRGSQLMPSEADLAPITAYRYHSLCAYNGDDDMFSSDLTDDQLRLKLGHMTNTPCQVICSMADEYVPDYVDKKALVQRLCKAMGGAEKVEIEHGNHSLSNRVHEAVDAMIDFVKRDGPKGWDDPWN; this is translated from the exons ATGAATCCCTCgctgtcttcttcttctcctccgtcTTCTACTTCGGCTTCCGCCGGTTCCTGGTTCTCCGGCGTTGTCCGGGGCCGGTCCGACCGGGCCGGGTCCGTCAAGATGGGCTCCGACTCTGgttccggtgacttttccggcCCCGTCGTGCGCAAGAATCAGTTCCGAGGGGCGCTCTTCAAGTACGGCCCGAAACCAATTCAG GTTGCATTTAAAACAGGTGATTATAGACAGCAAGTCATCTTTATTGGTGGATTGACCGATGGCTTTCTGGCAACAGA ATACTTGGAACCTCTTGCAATTGCTTTGGACAAGGAGAAATGGTCACTTGTTCAACTACTCATGTCATCTTCATACAATGGATATGGCACTTCCAGCTTGAAACAA GACGCGATGGAACTTGATCAGCTGATTAGTtattttataaacaaagaaGATTCTGAGGGTGTTGTACTGATTGGCCATAGTACTGGCTGCCAG GACATTGTACATTATATACGCACAAATGCTGCATGCTCTAGAGCGGTTCGTGCTGCCATTCTACAG CATAACACCAATCAAATTGTTCAGGCTCCAGTCAGTGATCGGGAATACAGAGCAACTCTTCCTGAAACAGCTGCTATGATTGACTTGGCTTCAACCATGATAAATGAAGGTCGCGGATCTCAATTAATGCCAAGTGAAGCAGATTTAGCCCCAATAACTGCCTATCG GTATCACTCACTTTGTGCATACAACGGGGATGATGACATGTTTAGTTCTGACCTTACTGATGACCAGCTGAGACTGAAACTTGGGCACATGACTAACACACCTTGCCAG GTTATTTGTTCCATGGCTGATGAGTATGTGCCAGACTATGTTGACAAGAAAGCATTGGTTCAAAG ATTGTGCAAAGCAATGGGTGGTGCAGAAAAGGTTGAAATTGAACATGGAAATCACTCCCTTTCTAACAGAGTTCATGAAGCTGTCGATGCAATGATTGATTTTGTTAAGAGAGACGGACCTAAAGGGTGGGATGATCCATGGAATTAG
- the LOC133712101 gene encoding UPF0613 protein PB24D3.06c isoform X2 — protein sequence MNPSLSSSSPPSSTSASAGSWFSGVVRGRSDRAGSVKMGSDSGSGDFSGPVVRKNQFRGALFKYGPKPIQVAFKTGDYRQQVIFIGGLTDGFLATEYLEPLAIALDKEKWSLVQLLMSSSYNGYGTSSLKQDAMELDQLISYFINKEDSEGVVLIGHSTGCQDIVHYIRTNAACSRAVRAAILQAPVSDREYRATLPETAAMIDLASTMINEGRGSQLMPSEADLAPITAYRYHSLCAYNGDDDMFSSDLTDDQLRLKLGHMTNTPCQVICSMADEYVPDYVDKKALVQRLCKAMGGAEKVEIEHGNHSLSNRVHEAVDAMIDFVKRDGPKGWDDPWN from the exons ATGAATCCCTCgctgtcttcttcttctcctccgtcTTCTACTTCGGCTTCCGCCGGTTCCTGGTTCTCCGGCGTTGTCCGGGGCCGGTCCGACCGGGCCGGGTCCGTCAAGATGGGCTCCGACTCTGgttccggtgacttttccggcCCCGTCGTGCGCAAGAATCAGTTCCGAGGGGCGCTCTTCAAGTACGGCCCGAAACCAATTCAG GTTGCATTTAAAACAGGTGATTATAGACAGCAAGTCATCTTTATTGGTGGATTGACCGATGGCTTTCTGGCAACAGA ATACTTGGAACCTCTTGCAATTGCTTTGGACAAGGAGAAATGGTCACTTGTTCAACTACTCATGTCATCTTCATACAATGGATATGGCACTTCCAGCTTGAAACAA GACGCGATGGAACTTGATCAGCTGATTAGTtattttataaacaaagaaGATTCTGAGGGTGTTGTACTGATTGGCCATAGTACTGGCTGCCAG GACATTGTACATTATATACGCACAAATGCTGCATGCTCTAGAGCGGTTCGTGCTGCCATTCTACAG GCTCCAGTCAGTGATCGGGAATACAGAGCAACTCTTCCTGAAACAGCTGCTATGATTGACTTGGCTTCAACCATGATAAATGAAGGTCGCGGATCTCAATTAATGCCAAGTGAAGCAGATTTAGCCCCAATAACTGCCTATCG GTATCACTCACTTTGTGCATACAACGGGGATGATGACATGTTTAGTTCTGACCTTACTGATGACCAGCTGAGACTGAAACTTGGGCACATGACTAACACACCTTGCCAG GTTATTTGTTCCATGGCTGATGAGTATGTGCCAGACTATGTTGACAAGAAAGCATTGGTTCAAAG ATTGTGCAAAGCAATGGGTGGTGCAGAAAAGGTTGAAATTGAACATGGAAATCACTCCCTTTCTAACAGAGTTCATGAAGCTGTCGATGCAATGATTGATTTTGTTAAGAGAGACGGACCTAAAGGGTGGGATGATCCATGGAATTAG
- the LOC133709491 gene encoding uncharacterized protein LOC133709491 produces the protein MPEKGAMSWPSSSKQSPLLQWRLALLTALVLVGMVLIWSMDATTMKNLVEATKSQQGYFTTKVSTFANNLAQNHENVEVSTAPSVVNQTQKETNSTQLKPEIDSQNPVNDSTAPIVVNQTQKETNLAQKETNLTQLKPESDSQNPVNDTQYETLSDQNSTGVSVIPAMLNWVSANLEPDVTKSLLAKWLAPGGEPCRDARTVGIAIPGLDGKDLVELSAGEIYEFGFQALDENKKPRCLGGDYFETDLSGESWKSRPVVKDFGNGSYSLSLQVHPDFVGSYNLTIILLFRHFEGLKFSPNRFAYDREIRRIPIRFNKGSAQLPELQVCKESDFGRDVWAGRWTRHGKNDKCEISQDGRYRCLSPSFPCQSPWCNGSLGSLESNGWVYSTHCSFRLFSADSAWNCLNNRWLFFWGDSNHVDSIRNILNFILDMPEVLSVPRRFDMHFTNPKDPSQKVRITSLFNGHWNETQNYQGLNSLKDEGFRNLIKKYFSEEKVPDTIIMNSGLHDGVFWSNIRSFSAGASYAASFWVEIMDSIRQRGLVVPKVFYRTTIATGGYARTLAFNPNKMETFNWILVEKLKQAGILTGVIDNFDMTFPWHFDNRCNDGVHYGRAPAKAKWRDGLIGHHYFVDLMLDHIVLNVLCPTR, from the coding sequence ATGCCAGAGAAGGGAGCTATGAGCTGGCCTTCATCGTCGAAACAAAGTCCTCTGCTTCAATGGCGACTTGCGTTACTTACAGCTCTGGTTCTTGTGGGAATGGTGTTGATTTGGAGCATGGATGCAACAACTATGAAGAACTTGGTTGAAGCTACCAAGTCTCAGCAAGGTTATTTCACTACAAAGGTTAGTACTTTTGCTAATAATCTTGCTCAGAACCATGAGAATGTTGAAGTTAGCACAGCCCCCAGTGTAGTTAATCAGACCCAGAAAGAAACCAACTCCACTCAGTTGAAACCCGAGATTGATTCTCAGAACCCAGTGAATGATAGCACAGCCCCCATTGTAGTTAATCAGACCCAGAAAGAAACAAACTTGGCCCAGAAAGAAACCAACTTGACCCAGTTGAAACCCGAGAGTGATTCTCAGAACCCAGTGAATGATACCCAGTATGAGACCCTTTCTGATCAGAATTCAACTGGGGTTTCTGTGATTCCTGCTATGTTGAACTGGGTTTCTGCTAATTTAGAGCCTGATGTGACAAAGAGTCTCCTAGCTAAATGGTTAGCACCAGGAGGAGAGCCTTGTAGAGATGCTAGGACTGTTGGAATAGCAATTCCTGGTTTGGATGGTAAGGATCTGGTTGAGTTGTCAGCTGGTGAAATCTATGAGTTTGGGTTTCAAGCTTTAGATGAGAATAAGAAGCCTAGGTGTCTAGGTGGGGATTACTTTGAGACTGATCTTTCTGGGGAGTCATGGAAATCTAGGCCTGTTGTGAAAGATTTTGGTAATGGGTCTTATTCGCTTTCGCTTCAAGTTCATCCAGACTTTGTGGGATCTTACAATCTTACTATAATCCTACTGTTTAGGCATTTTGAGGGTCTTAAATTCTCACCTAACCGGTTTGCATACGATAGAGAGATTCGGAGAATTCCAATCAGGTTTAACAAGGGCTCGGCTCAATTGCCAGAGCTCCAAGTTTGCAAAGAGTCTGATTTTGGAAGAGATGTTTGGGCTGGAAGGTGGACTAGGCATGGTAAGAATGATAAGTGTGAGATTAGTCAGGATGGTCGATACAGGTGCTTATCCCCAAGTTTTCCTTGTCAGAGTCCTTGGTGTAATGGTTCATTGGGGTCTTTGGAAAGTAATGGTTGGGTTTACTCCACACATTGTTCATTCAGATTGTTTTCAGCTGATTCTGCTTGGAATTGCTTGAATAACCGGTGGCTTTTCTTCTGGGGCGATTCCAATCACGTTGATTCGATACGAAACATTCTCAACTTTATCTTGGATATGCCTGAAGTGCTTTCAGTTCCTAGACGGTTTGATATGCACTTTACAAACCCAAAAGACCCTTCACAGAAGGTTCGAATTACAAGCCTTTTTAATGGTCATTGGAATGAAACACAGAATTACCAGGGTTTGAATTCCTTGAAAGATGAAGGATTCAGGAATTTGATCAAGAAGTACTTCTCGGAAGAAAAAGTTCCAGATACTATAATCATGAACTCAGGCTTACATGATGGCGTATTTTGGTCCAACATAAGATCTTTTTCTGCTGGGGCAAGCTATGCAGCATCATTTTGGGTGGAAATTATGGATTCAATAAGGCAGAGAGGTTTGGTGGTGCCAAAAGTCTTTTACCGGACCACAATAGCCACTGGTGGGTATGCGCGAACTCTGGCGTTTAATCCTAATAAGATGGAGACATTCAATTGGATACTCGTAGAAAAATTGAAGCAAGCTGGTATCCTTACTGGTGTGATTGACAATTTTGACATGACCTTCCCGTGGCATTTTGATAATCGTTGCAATGATGGAGTGCACTACGGCCGAGCGCCTGCAAAGGCAAAGTGGAGGGATGGCCTTATTGGACACCACTATTTTGTGGACCTTATGCTGGATCATATAGTGCTGAATGTATTATGTCCAACCAGATAG